A region of Saccopteryx leptura isolate mSacLep1 chromosome X, mSacLep1_pri_phased_curated, whole genome shotgun sequence DNA encodes the following proteins:
- the LOC136385557 gene encoding sal-like protein 4: protein MSRRKQARPKHLNLEKDQGEQQPQQLAPESADAALAGPAAGEQGAPRSPPGTGDGMNRDQVTAKRPRREETHICERCCGEFFSLPAFLEHKTNCTTHQPIFIMNNSEGPVPSEDFFRAMPSHQPHGSSSSNSHREDGGSSPDMKEQPGVESPLYSKTKTILPLTPQDLSYLPKVKVTNTNVILQALPGTKVAVNQRRADPMPAPLPTPVPSANNIPWVLEQIQDLQQQQLQQIQLTEYLRAQVNMWANHALQSGMMGADTLRTLGNHMPQQVSAALALLGQKAGSQGLSLDTLKQARLPHVNNSSTTSTVSSGLGSFTLKPDGSKVLPNCHPYALLPQSSDSLLFQSPFPTVALDPSQKGKPFPVDVKPKDEAARYRHTCKYCSKVFGTESSLQTHLRSHTGQRPFVCSICGHQFTTEGDLRVHFHQHLQEKANSQPFAKFHDKMAAGIDVPYSLSAPVPVGESSLSLGSQPVLVTETPSVGLPQNLSWGTNPKDLMGGPLASAPQPGPSLECEDGAIPSGMGPNHNSLRVGGFQERGALESGSETLKLQQLVENIDKTTTDATECLICHRVLSCESSLKMHYRTHTRQRPFQCTICDRVFSTKDNLETHFRSHQADTSMKTQHSCPICQEKFTNAVMLQQHIRMHMDGQIPTTPLLQNPCDPTGPELMMGGDSGSRSAIRHDDVVKSIDVHKVGSQDAPSSSLKVPMHLPSIHSASPMPGYTMMPPVNILGKVGPPPVAQQWQSSREDSSVQSGGLTKNLPSTVVGNQEYQNRGPEVRESAPFQALSPASSQADRIQYKSAAGGKMESAESSRAEMRGWGSLPSAFVRAQPNHVKLEVPSAFGPPTMFPSMTPLIVAQPGQQGKPPGCTWYGKNFSASALQIPERTYTGERPFMSNIYGGSFTTKGNLPVHYMVPGANHSAAYCGNAMAIENPMALLGPDGKRLPVRFPQEITAPSVNVDPVLWNQYTTMLNGRVPMRTNQISVIQRVGFPTLPGSLGASSVLSNTTVSPDQAIDGSQSGISADVEKLGAADDIPKHQCPHFLDTYSEGEVQSDCS from the exons ATGTCGAGGCGCAAGCAGGCCAGACCCAAGCACCTGAACTTGGAGAAAGACCAGGGCGAGCAGCAGCCACAGCAGCTGGCCCCGGAGTCTGCAGACGCGGCCCTAGCAGGGCCGGCCGCGGGGGAGCAGGGGGCTCCAAGGAGCCCCCCAGGGACTGGTGATGGCATGAATCGGGACCAAGTGACAGCTAAGAGGCCTCGCCGGGAAGAGACTCACATCTGTGAGAGATGCTGTGGAGAATTCTTTAGCCTCCCTGCATTCTTAGAGCATAAGACAAATTGCACTACACATCAGCCTATCTTCATCATGAACAACAGCGAGGGGCCAGTGCCTTCAGAAGACTTCTTCAGGGCAATGCCGAGCCACCAGCCCCATGGTTCAAGCAGTAGTAACAGCCACAGGGAGGATGGTGGCAGTTCACCGGACATGAAAGAGCAGCCAGGAGTGGAGTCTCCTTTGTACTCAAAGACGAAGACCATCCTGCCACTCACACCACAGGACTTAAGCTATTTACCCAAAGTCAAAGTGACCAACACTAATGTCATTCTTCAAGCACTACCGGGCACCAAGGTGGCAGTGAATCAGCGAAGAGCCGATCCAATGCCTGCCCCGCTCCCCACCCCCGTGCCCAGTGCCAACAATATCCCATGGGTCCTGGAGCAGATCCAGGAtctacagcagcagcagctccagcAGATCCAACTCACTGAGTACCTCCGAGCTCAGGTGAATATGTGGGCCAACCATGCGCTTCAGTCCGGTATGATGGGAGCCGACACCCTGAGGACCTTGGGCAACCATATGCCCCAGCAGGTTTCTGCAGCTCTGGCTTTGCTCGGTCAGAAAGCGGGAAGCCAAGGTCTGTCTCTGGACACCTTGAAACAAGCCAGGCTACCTCATGTAAACAACTCTTCCACTACCAGCACTGTGTCGTCAGGGTTGGGGTCCTTCACCCTGAAGCCGGATGGGTCAAAGGTCCTCCCGAACTGCCACCCTTATGCTTTGCTACCTCAATCTTCAGACTCTTTGCTCTTCCAGAGCCCCTTTCCCACTGTGGCGTTAGACCCGTCCCAGAAAGGGAAGCCATTCCCAGTGGATGTCAAACCCAAAGACGAGGCCGCCCGGTACAGGCACACGTGCAAATACTGTAGCAAGGTTTTTGGGACTGAGAGCTCCTTGCAGACCCACCTCCGTTCTCACACTGGACAGAGACCTTTCGTGTGCTCTATTTGTGGTCACCAGTTCACCACCGAGGGTGATCTCAGGGTACACTTTCATCAGCATCTCCAGGAGAAGGCAAACTCCCAGCCGTTTGCCAAGTTCCATGACAAGATGGCGGCAGGCATTGACGTTCCCTATTCACTCTCTGCACCTGTCCCCGTAGGTGAATCAAGTCTCTCTTTAGGCAGCCAACCTGTCCTGGTAACAGAGACCCCCAGTGTAGGGCTACCTCAGAATCTCTCTTGGGGGACTAACCCCAAAGATCTAATGGGTGGCCCACTGGCCAGTGCCCCGCAGCCTGGGCCTTCACTAGAATGTGAGGATGGAGCCATACCCTCTGGCATGGGGCCAAACCATAATTCCCTAAGGGTTGGTGGCTTCCAAGAGAGAGGTGCACTTGAGTCAGGGTCAGAGACTCTGAAGTTGCAGCAGCTGGTGGAGAATATAGACAAGACCACCACTGACGCCACTGAATGTCTCATTTGCCACCGTGTCTTAAGCTGTGAAAGCTCCCTCAAAATGCATTACCGCACCCATACCAGGCAGAGACCATTTCAGTGTACGATATGTGACAGAGTCTTCTCCACCAAAGACAACCTGGAGACACATTTCAGGTCTCACCAAGCCGACACATCCATGAAGACACAGCATTCGTGCCCCATCTGCCAGGAGAAGTTTACCAACGCAGTCATGTTGCAGCAACATATTCGGATGCACATGGATGGTCAGATTCCCACAACACCCCTGCTGCAGAATCCCTGTGACCCTACTGGTCCTGAGCTGATGATGGGTGGTGACAGTGGCAGCAGAAGTGCCATCCGTCATGATGATGTTGTCAAAAGCATTGATGTACACAAAGTTGGCTCCCAGGATGCTCCCAGCAGCTCCTTGAAGGTGCCTATGCATCTTCCCAGCATCCACTCGGCATCGCCCATGCCAGGGTACACCATGATGCCCCCCGTAAATATCCTGGGGAAAGTGGGTCCTCCGCCTGTGGCCCAGCAGTGGCAGAGCAGCAGAGAAGACAGTTCGGTGCAGAGTGGTGGCTTGACCAAAAACTTGCCATCCACAGTGGTGGGAAACCAGGAGTACCAGAACCGAGGGCCAGAGGTCCGGGAGAGCGCACCCTTTCAGGCCCTCTCCCCGGCCAGCAGCCAAGCAGACAGAATCCAGTACAAGTCTGCTGCTGGTGGCAAGATGGAGAGCGCAGAGAGCAGCCGCGCCGAGATGAGAGGTTGGGGCAGTCTGCCATCAGCATTTGTCCGAGCCCAGCCAAACCATGTCAAACTTGAAGTGCCTAGTGCATTTGGACCCCCTACCATGTTCCCAAGCATGACACCTTTGATAGTGGCCCAGCCAGGCCAACAGGGCAAGCCACCCGGCTGCACATGGTACGGGAAGAACTTCTCAGCCAGTGCTCTTCAGATCCCTGAGAGGACTTACACTGGGGAGAGACCTTTCATGAGTAATATATATGGGGGAAGTTTCACCACCAAAGGCAACTTGCCGGTCCACTATATGGTACCTGGGGCCAACCATAGCGCTGCGTATTGTGGGAATGCAATGGCCATTGAGAACCCCATGGCTTTGTTAGGACCAGATGGAAAGAGGCTCCCTGTGAGGTTTCCCCAGGAAATCACGGCCCCTTCAGTGAATGTGGACCCTGTTTTGTGGAACCAGTACACCACCATGCTCAATGGTCGTGTGCCCATGAGGACCAACCAGATCTCTGTGATCCAGCGTGTAGGCTTTCCTACCCTTCCGGGTTCCCTGGGGGCCAGCTCTGTCCTCAGTAACACCActgtctcacctgaccaggcg ATAGATGGCTCTCAGTCAGGTATTAGTGCCGACGTGGAAAAACTAGGTGCTGCTGACGACATTCCCAAACACCAGTGTCCTCACTTCCTGGACACCTATTCAGAAGGGGAAGTGCAGAGTGACTGCTCTTGA